GACATAAGCTGGTCCTTGCTCATCATCTCCAAACTCCTCTGCGGTGGCAATGGCTGCCCTTGCACATTCAACGCAGGTCTCCTCTTCCGCACACACTTCTGCACCTTGGGCGTCTCGTAGGACTCCTGGAAACTCCTTTTCCTCTTGCCATCCTCTTTCTTGCCCCAGAACATCTGTCCACTCATATTTATTTCAGACCTCTGCGAATAGTTTTTATCAAAACAACGGGACTCCTCTGCCTAACTGTAACAAACCGAAGCGTTACCTACTTATCACAGATAAACCTGGTTACCTCTGATTTGTAAAGCGTGGTTGAggttgttgctgttgacATGCCCTTTTATAACAGTTGAAGGACCTCTTGATGCAAAAtttgtgaaaaattttgggAAGCCCCAGGAGAACAGcgaattttgaaaaattttagaaaatatataaaagagatgcgatgagctccAGCTACTCATGCTTGTAGACATTCTGCTGAATGGTGGCAAGACTTAGGAATAGAACCAAAAGATGGAACGTGAAGGGAGTCCCGAGGATGAGTTTATTGGCAACGATGAGGTTGACCAAGTGATTGAAGTTGAAGGTGGTGAGCCGATCGAGGAAGATGACGGTATGGATGAAGCTATGGAAGGCGGTGAAGTTGAGGAGACTATTGAGGTTGATCTGTCCAACAACTCGCGTACGTATTTTGACAAGCACACTGACTCTGTGTTTGTAGTGGCGCACCATCCCAGCCTGCCGCTGGTGGCGTCCGGTGGCGCAGACAATGTAATCCATCTATGGACCTCTCACTCACAACCACCTAAGTTTGCTGGTACCTTGAGTGGCCATACTGAGTCAGTTATAGCGGCTCACTTTACTCCAGATGGAAAGTTTTTGGTGTCTGCAGACATGACTGGTAAGTTATTAGTACATGCTTCTGTGAAAGGCGGTGCTCAATGGAAACTAGTGTCAGAGTTGCAAGAAGTCGAAGAGATCATATGGCTGAAGGTTCACCCTAAGGTCAGCGGTGCTTTTGCATTAGGTGCCACCGACGGCTCTGTTTGGTGCTATCAAATTAACGGTGAAGGTGCTTCCGCCACCGTTGAACAACTGATGAGTGGGTTCTCTCATCAAAGTGAGTGTACAATGGGTGAGtttatcaatattgaaAAGAGTGAAGAACTAGGTACTTTGGACTTGGTCACATGCTCTCTTGATAGCAGTATTGTAAGTTGGAACTGTTACACCGGCCAAGTAAACTTCAAGATCGCTCAACCTGAGCTGAAAGGTATGGAATGTCCTTGGATTTCTCTATCAGTTGCGCCTGTGGAAATGACTAAAGGTAATGGTGGTATTTTGGCCTGTGGTTCCAACAATGGTGTGATAGCTATAATAAATTGTAACAACAACGGTGCAGTATTACACTTGTCCGGTGTGATAGAATTAAAGCCAGACCAGGAAGAACTTGATTCATCAATCGAAAGTATCGCATGGGCTAAGGGTTTCCCATTGATGGCTCTGGGTCTTGTCGGTGGTGAGGTGCTGCTCTATGACACCAACATGTGGAGAGTAAGGAGGAAGTTTGTCCTAGAAGACTCTGTCACAAAGATAGTCTTTGACTCTAGAGACAActtatttgtttcttgcATCAACGGTAAGGTTTACGAGTACGACTCAAGAACTGGCCAAGAGAAATTCACCTTTTTAGGTCACAACATGGGTGTACTAGATTTCATAATAACAGAAATGGGCGGTGACAAGCGCCTAATAACTGCTGGTGATGAAGGTGTGTCTCTAGTTTTCGACGTCCAAGCTTAGACAACAATCCTATCCTAAAAGATTAAAATCTATTCTACAATTTccattcttttcttttcctctctactttttatttaattcaACAAGATTAACCCCAATTAGTTTCTTTCTGCATTTTATACACATAAGTAATTTCCCCCCAAATCAAATACACTAAGTAACTGATATACCTGTACCTTTCTGTACCGCTATCACAAAGCAAAGACATACACATATGACATTCAGACCAGTCTGTAATATCCATGATGCCTCCCATCACACTCATTATCATCTTGCTGCCCAGCATGACATCCTTGTACGGAGTATTCTTAGCCAACTACCGCATCCGGACgcattttgaaaaaaaaatcagaaaatttgcgatgagctttcgaaagctcatcgcataatCTTAGTTATGAGACAATAGTTTTAAAATAGGTCACTGTATTTGTAACGATTGCTGTATTTATTGTGAAAGCGGTCAGCAAGCATTGACAAGAGACAGAAGAATATGTCTACCAATGAGCAAAGGGGCAAGTCCTTTAAGGCAGACAATGTCATGGAGAACAGCACCTCTGAAAACAGACTGAGGGAAGTAGTAGATGAATTATTCCCACAAGCTGAGAGTTATAACTATAGTGATCTGATCCTTTTATGTGAGCGTGGGTTTTTGAATCAGGTTGTTCAAAGTTGGTCATATTTCGCGCAAGTTAATAACCATGTTAGGTTTGGTAAGTTGACAAACCTGCTTTTTAAGACATTAGTGGTGCTGGGACGTGATACCAGCATTGAAATCCATGGTTCTGCTCTGATTAAGTTGATCTTAGAGCAATATGCGAAGGTAATGTATAGAGGGTTGAGTTCAATGAGAAGAGGTAACACAATTCCTACTCTAAAACTGATGAAACAAATTATACACTTCGGTGAAGGCAAGCATCTTCAAGACTTTTTAAGTTACTTTGATCTCAAATTATCTATAATTCCTAAAATTTTAACGCCTTCTAAAGCAGAATTAAATGAACCAACAGATGCTCCATCTTATAGAGAATACTTCATCAGCTTTTTCATTGAACTGATCGCAAAGGCTCCAACTATCATAAGAAAGGATATTCTAATGGACAATTATAAAATTCTTAGTGCGTGGTTTAAGTTTATGGACAAGGCCGATAGCCACGAAATACTCTTACAGACAATCACATTGTTTATCAACTCAATATTATTAGAGCCAAGtttcaagaagatgacTAAAACGAAAGTCTTGAACGAAATGGTTCTCATGAAGCTGCACACTCTATACTATGCTGGCGACAAAACtctgaaaaagaaagtcaacgaattcttcaaaatttatGGTTCAGATCCAGTGCACTCAGTTGCATTCACAGATGATTGCGTATGGTTCAAAACTTCTCCATATAATAATGATCAAAAAGGTGTTACGATTACAATAAACCAAAGGAACTTTACCATATATaacaaattattattcaacctattgaaaatattcaagCCCTGGGACGATGTTATGCAGACTAATACTGTGGTAAGCATTTTAAAAAATGTTCCTGAATTGGTAGCTCCATATTCTCATTACTTGCTCTCATTAGGAAACCATGATCCTAATATCACATCCTACTGGTCTGGTTTGACGTTGTTATATGGAAAAATCATACGTTTAGATATACCCAAATTTATGACTGTAGTCGAAACTGATGAGGTTCCCGATGCTACTATTGTAATTGAGAGCATCATTCCAGCCCCACTTTCGAAAGGGTCTAGTACAAAAACTCTTCAATACGATAACTATTTAGTTAAGATGATGGGAGCACAACTTCTTGTATTTTCATTCCAAAAACTAAGAAAAGTGTTTGATCTATATGAAATGAAGGGCTGGTCATCAAAGAAGTTAGAACTAAGCTCATTGTTCTTGTCCAGGATCCCCGAAATGGCTGTCATATCAAATGCACTAAACCAAGTGTACTCGAACTCTCCAAAAAAACTCATATTACTACTAACATTAACCATGATATTACGCGAGTATGCTGAATTATTCCCAAACTTGTTTTCCTTGAACTTGCCTTCTTCCAATATATTTATGGATATTTTAGCAAAGGAATCTTTCAATGAAATAGAATTTGCAATTCTGGAtaactttttgaaattccAACCTTACTGTGGGTCTCAAACTAAGTGGTGGACTTCTACTGAATCCCAAAGATCTCTTTTCACATCAATGATTTTACTAGGCGCTACTAAGGATCTATCCATCAGAAAAAAGGTCGAAACCCTTTTGGATGGTCTAATTAAGAATACAATCATCTTCAGCACTGGATTAATTAAACCCATAGCAGCATTAATTAACAGTCTAGAAGCTGTCTGTAAGACAGACTCCAATGGAGAACagataaataaaattgCCACATTATTAGATTCATCTATCATGAGATGTATCAACACACCCTATAAATACTCCGATAAAGCAACAAATTTCAACCAGATATCACCATTTATTGTGACCCTAACTGAACAATGGAAATTTGTAGACAAATCAACTGATTATGATTTAGTCTTAAACTGGCTAATGATACTTACCAGAAATCTATGGGTTGTGGGTGAGTCAAGAGATGGGATTCTGGCACTTCTAAGAAAGGAATTACCTGAATCCACAGGGGAAATCAATGATTATTTCGATATAAATATCTACTCCAACAATGAAAATTGCATCAAGGAAAATGATCATATACTAAAACAAATGACCGATCAATCATTCTTTCAAATGATTACACTATCAAGTGTTAAAGAACTCTCAAAGGGCTCTGCCCGTATTCCAACATCACAGTTCGATTGCGCtagtcttttcttttatctAGAACTGATTATATTAGATGCAAACATTGCTTTCGACAAAATCTGTGAGCATTCTATAATGAATGCTATTAGTATGATAGATGGCTACTTACAAACGGATGTATCATTTAAAATTCAAGATATTActaatattgaaaatattttaagAATTTTATGTACCTCTAGTGAGGATATGAAAAAAGGTAGTTTTGCAATGCTGAAGTATTTTGATTTGTTGATTAGCAACAACATCAAGTCCCCAGCtttctcaaaatttatcTTAGATCTTTTAAACTCGTCAAAGTTCAACTACACATCATCATTTACTACTTTATTTCCtaaaattattgaatatCTGAATGGTTATGAACTTGAAAAGATCAATGACAAGAGCATATTAGCTTCCGATCCTACAACTGCTGTGCGAAAACTAGCAACAGAAACTGACGCGACTATATCATTTGAGTTGCTTGAAGCGTGTATTGCAGAGAGCGAACAAAGTGACAATGCATTATCTCTGGTGACAGTCATCAAAGATGGAAGGGTGGAATGTGATGATAGTTCAAAATTGATAGCTGCTGTTATTGACAAAACTGAATTGTTATCAGCTTTTTTCCAGTCTAATTATTTcgatgaaaagaagataGAAAGTTATATTAGCGTTATCAATTCGCCATCACCTTGTTTAGCATTACATATCCGTGATGTTACAAACAACCCAATTGCGACTGAGTATGTTTATAAGGTGGCTGACTATTGtattaaaaatttgaacAATCTCACAGATTCAGAAATGGAaaactttttgaaaataatagtaGAAGACACTGAAATCCTAAATCAAGAAAACCTTTTAAGGGTTTCTGAGTTTGCCTTAGAAGAATATCACCATAAATTCCGTGCAGTTAATGTGCTTCTAGTTAGAAATATTGTGGCGATAGATGAtgctttgaagaaaaaatggcTCACAAAATTGGTGCTTTACATAACTAAATATCTTTCTGAGAGAGAGAATatgaatttcaatttcaaggAGCTCATTAAAGCTACGGATGACTACTTCTCAGATTTCAATATTTGGGAAAATGTAGCACCATCACTTCTGAACACTCAATTAGAAGTCATACTACAAAGCAAATGGATAAGCAATACCGATATTTTACACTACCTAATCAAACTTACTTTGGGCTcctcaaaaaaaattgcttcCCAGAGAGTCATTCAACTATTACTAAACAATGAGAACATCACTTTAAATGACAACAAGGCCAACTACATTACGAAGTATTTAACTGCTCTTTTGATAAACAGTATATGCGCAACTGACATAAAAAATACCTGTACTACGCTAACCTTAAGAAAGTGTGTCTCCTTTTATAGAGGAAGTCTTGCAGCCCATGATAGAGTTTTATTGAATGTCATCGAAACAGCAGAGGCACAAACTGGCTCTTCTTGGATCAATGACGTGATAACTTGGGATTACATTCAAAATGCAGGTGATGTATTGGATGTTGTTTCTGACATTAATTTGATCAGTCAAATAAATGGTGGATTTGTCGTAACGCTGAGAAAGGACTTTATCGAGAACACTTGCAAGTTTGCTGGTCAAGTTGGTAGACCTAATTTTACGGATGATATCAGATCAGAGCTACAGCATATTGATTCAAACAACAATGACTCattttttgattcaatCAACCGGACTCCTCGCAATGTTTTAGAATCCTGCTATGACCCATACGCACTAATGCTAATATCCATACAAAATGACGAGTTGGTACAAGCAGCCAGCCATGCGGAATTAAAAGAATCTGTTAATCACACCTACAGAATGGACGTTCAGAAATTTCTGGATGCTGCTCTTTTTCAAGTAGTCATCACTTGTCTAGCATGGGATGGCACAATTTCTGATGTGGCCAATATTATTCTAAAACAACTTTTGATCTCCCTATCTGAAATAAAGGAAACTAGTGATCTCTTTATCTTTAAACTTTTgcttcaaaaaataatatttagTATCGAACATGCAAAAGCACGCAGCAAGAACTCTTCTCTTCCTAAAGttgtatttcatttcatttccCGGTTAATACCATTACTGATGGATCCAGCTAATCCTCTATACGAAAGCGCCTATAGATGGGTCCTTGACAGTCCTTTTATTAGAAGTAATGAAATCCCACTAACTCATAACTTTATTGAGATCTCAGAATCCGGGAGTAACCATGAGACCTACTTCAAACAATTAGTTTGGGTATTGGAATCATTGGAGCAAGGTATCATTGATAAACACGACCTTGGTATACTTAAATCTAAAGGAGTATTAGATTGGTTGCTAAGTTTGCCAAACATCAATTGCTTATCTGTTAGAATTCAGGGACtaatatcttcaataaTTTACAGACTGCAAAGAATTGAGAATGGTGGAGTTTCCTTAATTACAAGATTTGCTGGAATATCCTCCTTTGAAATGCGCTCCGTAATTCTGAATGATAAACTACGGGAAGCTAAGGCTAATATCGAAAAAAATGACAAAAATACCAACCATCAGCGTCAATACTTGGTGACAAAAGAGCAGCAACTTGCTAGCGAGGAAATACTGGAAGGTTTTGCGACTATTATACAGTCCCAAAAACGTTTGAGAGAATGGACTAACTATGATGAGGACAATATCCTCAAAAGAATATGTCACAGTAAGTAAACAATTACGTATTTATACATTGCATTACAATAAAGCATATAGCATCCTTAGCCCCATCATACTGTGTTGTGCAGGACTGTAATATCCTTACATTCCTTTTAGTCTCAGGAAAATCAAggtataataatatattcctGATATGGAAATTTTGGTTCCCCATgattaaaaaatttggtAAACTAACAAGAATATctatttattattaaaagCTATAAAATACAATGATATCAGaaatttaattattttaaCATGAGAAGATTATCACCAAGCTCCAACTCAATACCTGCAGCACCTGCTGGATCCATCGTATCACCAAGCCACATTGCTTGATCTGAAATTTCTTTCCATAATTTGCTATCAGTTTGATCGATGTCGTCCATCGCATCTAGAACTTCCTGAAGATCATCATTATCGGCATAATTTATTTGTTCAAGCtggtttttattttgctCCATAATCTGTGTATCTTTTTTGGTTATTGGAATTTCGTATGATTTCTCTAGCGTTTCTTTTATTGCATTATATAAGGTGGTGGCTTCTTTCGTGGAATGCTTTTCCAATGTGTTTAGCAACTCCTCATCATTTTGTTGGAAAGAATCACTATGCTTGGAGATCAAATCTCTCATAATACCATGAAAATCCATATTTAACATTAAGGTTAGTAATTGCGCACGTCTTAAACCAGCAGCAATATTACCCATTGTTTTCATAACTGTAAGCATATCTAAAGCTTGATCAAGATACTCGTGTGTCTGTCCATGTATTCCAAATGCGACATTAAAAAGCAGTAAAGTACAAGAAGATGTAAATAGATACTCACGATCCATATAACCAAAAACAGCCACCAAGTTCTGATCCATTATAGTTCGGAGAGCTCTAATTGTATTGACAGATGCCTGAAGGGAACAATTCAATAGTGATGATATTGTAGTCGAGTACTTCGCCAAATCAACATATGTATTGCTTGCcttaaattttttgagttGGATAGATgtaaaatgaaaaagaagcGGCCTAATGGCCAAATTGATGCCTTGGAAAAATTCAGTAAATATATTGGTCCCTAATCTTGTGATTTCAAGTTTAGAGTTTGTAAAATCTGTTTGTAGAGAATCTGATAGAGTATTTCTCCACTCCAAAAGTGATTGGATTATACTCTTTAGGATAGGTAAGATGTTTGAGTTAGGCTGCCTTTGATACATCTTTTTTAATATCTGTGCATTAATCCTTACAATTGAGATACAATTAACAATATTCTCAGCCGgagaaaaaatataattttcaTCGATAGATGGATGTAGTGTTTGATCACTTGGAAGTTCTGTTGATATAGTTGCATCCGAGAGACTCAAGGGAAGACCCGCTTTAGAACTCAGCATTCTTTCAAACATGTACACAGTCCACCACAACCTTCTTTTGTGCTCTAATTCCGCTCTAGAAATAGAATCCCCTTGTGCGTCTACATGCATACCCAAAATTAAACATGAGCGTACTGCTTGAccaatataaaaatatgacGCAACAGTGCAGTCTAACACTTGTAAGtaaaatgaatataataaaagtGCTTCTATACCTCCTTCTTTTGTAACACACTCCAATCTTTCACCAGAGAACAGGCAATTAAACAACTTTGAGCCTAtggtaaaaaaatagtatcCAGGTATTTTGGAATCATCATGTTTTTTCACATTTTCCATGTTAGATTCATCAGAACACAGATACATCTCACCCATTgcaaaaataagaaacatTTTACAAAACCAAATGGTCTGCAAAGTGTTATCATTTTTGTAAGGTAATGACTCTTCTGCATAGATTATATCAAGCTCTCTTCGTACTAATCCTTCATTAAAAAAGTAGAAACAGCCTTCATTAAAAGAGATAAACTTGTCTACAAGTAGTACAGCGTATTCATATTCTGGTAATGTGATTATAAATCGATCTGCAGAGCCCCAATACAAATGGGTTAACACTATTTCGAATTTTCTTAAACTCAATTGATTTATTCTATCTACAGGAGACATACCCGATAATTGGGGTAATTGGGTGGAGACGTTAGCATCTTCAATGAATTTCCTATAATTAGTAAAGTCATCTCTATTATCCAGTTTCAAGTTTATAGGCAGTGGTTCAAG
This window of the Nakaseomyces glabratus chromosome L, complete sequence genome carries:
- the SQT1 gene encoding Sqt1p (CAGL0L09647g~Ortholog(s) have unfolded protein binding activity, role in ribosomal large subunit assembly and cytosol, cytosolic ribosome, nucleus, preribosome, large subunit precursor localization), which gives rise to MEREGSPEDEFIGNDEVDQVIEVEGGEPIEEDDGMDEAMEGGEVEETIEVDLSNNSRTYFDKHTDSVFVVAHHPSLPLVASGGADNVIHLWTSHSQPPKFAGTLSGHTESVIAAHFTPDGKFLVSADMTGKLLVHASVKGGAQWKLVSELQEVEEIIWLKVHPKVSGAFALGATDGSVWCYQINGEGASATVEQLMSGFSHQSECTMGEFINIEKSEELGTLDLVTCSLDSSIVSWNCYTGQVNFKIAQPELKGMECPWISLSVAPVEMTKGNGGILACGSNNGVIAIINCNNNGAVLHLSGVIELKPDQEELDSSIESIAWAKGFPLMALGLVGGEVLLYDTNMWRVRRKFVLEDSVTKIVFDSRDNLFVSCINGKVYEYDSRTGQEKFTFLGHNMGVLDFIITEMGGDKRLITAGDEGVSLVFDVQA
- the URB1 gene encoding Urb1p (CAGL0L09669g~Ortholog(s) have mRNA binding activity and role in maturation of 5.8S rRNA from tricistronic rRNA transcript (SSU-rRNA, 5.8S rRNA, LSU-rRNA), maturation of LSU-rRNA from tricistronic rRNA transcript (SSU-rRNA, 5.8S rRNA, LSU-rRNA)) translates to MSTNEQRGKSFKADNVMENSTSENRLREVVDELFPQAESYNYSDLILLCERGFLNQVVQSWSYFAQVNNHVRFGKLTNLLFKTLVVLGRDTSIEIHGSALIKLILEQYAKVMYRGLSSMRRGNTIPTLKLMKQIIHFGEGKHLQDFLSYFDLKLSIIPKILTPSKAELNEPTDAPSYREYFISFFIELIAKAPTIIRKDILMDNYKILSAWFKFMDKADSHEILLQTITLFINSILLEPSFKKMTKTKVLNEMVLMKLHTLYYAGDKTLKKKVNEFFKIYGSDPVHSVAFTDDCVWFKTSPYNNDQKGVTITINQRNFTIYNKLLFNLLKIFKPWDDVMQTNTVVSILKNVPELVAPYSHYLLSLGNHDPNITSYWSGLTLLYGKIIRLDIPKFMTVVETDEVPDATIVIESIIPAPLSKGSSTKTLQYDNYLVKMMGAQLLVFSFQKLRKVFDLYEMKGWSSKKLELSSLFLSRIPEMAVISNALNQVYSNSPKKLILLLTLTMILREYAELFPNLFSLNLPSSNIFMDILAKESFNEIEFAILDNFLKFQPYCGSQTKWWTSTESQRSLFTSMILLGATKDLSIRKKVETLLDGLIKNTIIFSTGLIKPIAALINSLEAVCKTDSNGEQINKIATLLDSSIMRCINTPYKYSDKATNFNQISPFIVTLTEQWKFVDKSTDYDLVLNWLMILTRNLWVVGESRDGILALLRKELPESTGEINDYFDINIYSNNENCIKENDHILKQMTDQSFFQMITLSSVKELSKGSARIPTSQFDCASLFFYLELIILDANIAFDKICEHSIMNAISMIDGYLQTDVSFKIQDITNIENILRILCTSSEDMKKGSFAMLKYFDLLISNNIKSPAFSKFILDLLNSSKFNYTSSFTTLFPKIIEYLNGYELEKINDKSILASDPTTAVRKLATETDATISFELLEACIAESEQSDNALSLVTVIKDGRVECDDSSKLIAAVIDKTELLSAFFQSNYFDEKKIESYISVINSPSPCLALHIRDVTNNPIATEYVYKVADYCIKNLNNLTDSEMENFLKIIVEDTEILNQENLLRVSEFALEEYHHKFRAVNVLLVRNIVAIDDALKKKWLTKLVLYITKYLSERENMNFNFKELIKATDDYFSDFNIWENVAPSLLNTQLEVILQSKWISNTDILHYLIKLTLGSSKKIASQRVIQLLLNNENITLNDNKANYITKYLTALLINSICATDIKNTCTTLTLRKCVSFYRGSLAAHDRVLLNVIETAEAQTGSSWINDVITWDYIQNAGDVLDVVSDINLISQINGGFVVTLRKDFIENTCKFAGQVGRPNFTDDIRSELQHIDSNNNDSFFDSINRTPRNVLESCYDPYALMLISIQNDELVQAASHAELKESVNHTYRMDVQKFLDAALFQVVITCLAWDGTISDVANIILKQLLISLSEIKETSDLFIFKLLLQKIIFSIEHAKARSKNSSLPKVVFHFISRLIPLLMDPANPLYESAYRWVLDSPFIRSNEIPLTHNFIEISESGSNHETYFKQLVWVLESLEQGIIDKHDLGILKSKGVLDWLLSLPNINCLSVRIQGLISSIIYRLQRIENGGVSLITRFAGISSFEMRSVILNDKLREAKANIEKNDKNTNHQRQYLVTKEQQLASEEILEGFATIIQSQKRLREWTNYDEDNILKRICHSK
- the PUT3 gene encoding Put3p (CAGL0L09691g~Ortholog(s) have RNA polymerase II core promoter proximal region sequence-specific DNA binding, transcriptional activator activity, RNA polymerase II core promoter proximal region sequence-specific binding activity): MGTVSGKGNGVRKSSTSSDPPTEKRVACLRCRQKHIKCPGGNPCAKCVISSATCEYLAPTKKIAVNVNFIKQMNFGISELKKENETLRSVISMLEDKVRKFESHFGEETNKIINNTNGNSHTNIAHTLVELDKNNDLQDDSKDEMISSDFAQRSGRLIETQNGLKYFVGSSSMTLFGLELQSLISSNVTEKNLEPLPINLKLDNRDDFTNYRKFIEDANVSTQLPQLSGMSPVDRINQLSLRKFEIVLTHLYWGSADRFIITLPEYEYAVLLVDKFISFNEGCFYFFNEGLVRRELDIIYAEESLPYKNDNTLQTIWFCKMFLIFAMGEMYLCSDESNMENVKKHDDSKIPGYYFFTIGSKLFNCLFSGERLECVTKEGGIEALLLYSFYLQVLDCTVASYFYIGQAVRSCLILGMHVDAQGDSISRAELEHKRRLWWTVYMFERMLSSKAGLPLSLSDATISTELPSDQTLHPSIDENYIFSPAENIVNCISIVRINAQILKKMYQRQPNSNILPILKSIIQSLLEWRNTLSDSLQTDFTNSKLEITRLGTNIFTEFFQGINLAIRPLLFHFTSIQLKKFKASNTYVDLAKYSTTISSLLNCSLQASVNTIRALRTIMDQNLVAVFGYMDREYLFTSSCTLLLFNVAFGIHGQTHEYLDQALDMLTVMKTMGNIAAGLRRAQLLTLMLNMDFHGIMRDLISKHSDSFQQNDEELLNTLEKHSTKEATTLYNAIKETLEKSYEIPITKKDTQIMEQNKNQLEQINYADNDDLQEVLDAMDDIDQTDSKLWKEISDQAMWLGDTMDPAGAAGIELELGDNLLMLK